A single Pirellulaceae bacterium DNA region contains:
- a CDS encoding squalene--hopene cyclase — MRIYLHLVANCALLSLLGSPAMAQPPSGIPAGDVVPRDVREVYDKGLQYLQDSQSDSGAWADGYAGPGTTGLSLMALLASGEDPNYGRYSLAIRRATQSIIRSQDPTTGYMGDSMYQHGFALLALAEVYGVLDETDFWDGQTAARQRSLGEALELGVRCVITSQSKNPHQAWRYSPNARDADTSVSGAILMGLLAARNAGIEVPDSSIDKAVNYFTSMTGESGVVGYSGGMGGFGQSIARSAIACLVLSIAKRKDLQQYKATQDYIIKNMDEQSHYVEYARYYLAQALFQADFETWEKWNQSLVRQLKSIQNADGSFSGQFGKATTTSLNLLSLALNFRFLPIYER; from the coding sequence ATGCGAATCTACCTCCACCTTGTCGCCAATTGCGCGCTGCTGTCGCTCCTAGGCTCTCCCGCGATGGCTCAACCGCCCAGCGGGATACCGGCGGGCGATGTGGTCCCGCGCGACGTTCGCGAAGTGTACGATAAGGGATTACAGTACTTGCAGGATAGTCAGAGCGACAGCGGAGCTTGGGCTGACGGTTACGCAGGACCAGGTACAACAGGCTTGTCGCTGATGGCGCTGTTGGCCAGCGGCGAAGACCCAAACTATGGGCGATACAGTCTGGCAATTCGCCGGGCGACTCAGTCGATCATTCGTAGTCAAGACCCAACCACCGGTTACATGGGCGACAGCATGTACCAGCACGGGTTCGCCCTACTGGCGCTAGCGGAAGTCTATGGAGTGCTAGATGAAACTGATTTTTGGGACGGTCAAACGGCCGCGCGCCAGCGATCGCTAGGCGAGGCCCTTGAGTTAGGCGTGCGCTGCGTGATCACCTCGCAGTCAAAGAATCCCCACCAAGCCTGGCGGTATTCACCCAATGCACGCGATGCGGACACTTCGGTCAGCGGAGCAATCTTGATGGGATTGTTGGCGGCCCGGAACGCTGGCATCGAAGTGCCCGATAGCTCGATTGACAAAGCGGTCAATTACTTTACGTCGATGACCGGCGAATCTGGCGTGGTGGGCTATTCCGGCGGCATGGGCGGGTTTGGGCAATCCATAGCTCGCAGCGCAATTGCCTGTTTAGTACTCAGCATTGCCAAACGCAAAGACCTCCAGCAATATAAGGCCACACAGGACTACATCATCAAGAATATGGATGAGCAATCGCACTACGTCGAGTATGCGCGTTATTATCTGGCACAGGCCCTGTTTCAAGCCGACTTCGAGACCTGGGAAAAATGGAATCAGTCGTTAGTGCGACAGCTGAAGTCGATTCAAAACGCGGACGGCAGTTTTAGCGGCCAGTTTGGCAAGGCGACCACAACCAGCCTGAATCTGCTGTCGCTGGCACTCAATTTCCGATTCCTGCCGATCTATGAGCGTTAG
- a CDS encoding hydantoinase B/oxoprolinase family protein: MQFGDQDVVEAWIDVGGTFTDCMVKLPSGQVLRHKTLSSGCLTVTVHAVNGKQCILKELNADGDAFWCSAKLQAFDKSGKLVWERTITKFQSGGSATLDASPPDEWTAAVRFQIQPCREAPVLAVHRALQIPLAKSLPQLLVRMGTTRGTNALLTRQGAKVALLVTDGFEDLLRIGDQTRPDLFALEIVKPPEVAAVTRGIRQRMGAQGQVLCELDHQHARQQILQVRELGCQSLAISLLHSYRNPGHEQQLEVVGRQAGFDHVSVSSRLAPVIEYVARTQTTVVDAYLSPIIKDYLADVCSQLGGSDRVRLYVMTSAGGLVDWRNYSGKDCILSGPAGGVTALGGLQQSLDRGAVIGLDMGGTSTDVCRVDQHLQLQYESTKAGVRILTPTLPIETVAAGGGSICWFDGVSLRVGPDSAGADPGPACYGRGGPLTITDLNVYSGRIPPSQFPFAIDLAACERRIDELLTQVAQTLGNSSRLQLVEGYRRLANQQMADAVRSVSIKQGIDPRQHLLVGFGGAAGQHICEIADSLGMTQIVDHADAGLLSALGMGLAAQRLDDTVPVYLPVESANWPELLDHVQLTQKKLAAQFGVTPESNTQRVTELQAELRYLGTDSTLCVSLSEDRLLRQRNSEMRRAEIGSALAMQFHELHDRRYGYARLTDTVELVSIRVSVQIAARHRLPPAQAGPTACDRGESPTTHYRHVLRSGLQPGDRWQGPLTVLNEGSTLTLERNWDAEVLSDGTLLITRQSAAEPPTSIDSSIVGSQTPDIVLRDCYAQRLAAIATQMGYVLQQTAVSVNIKQRRDFSCAVFDPQGMMLASAPHVPVHLGAMGQTVRSVLQQYPDMRPGDSFLCNDPYEGGSHLPDWTLIEPVFANDCQRPQLLVANRAHHADVGGIAPGSMSVMANHLEQEGVIIPVFRLSQAGQVRWQELHALVSACPYPPRNFAENQADLKAQMAACQRGVQLLVEYAQQIGWPAIQRYAADVLDAAETRVQQFVTQNAQLFSGQTASARGRSFQDTLEDGTPICVAIELLPTGRLRIDFAGTGPASRQNFNANPSIVSAAVLYVLRCLIADDLPLNEGVLRGVELLVPQSVLNPTAAVPRGLSPAVAAGNVETSQRVVDVLLGALGVSAASQGTMNNVLFGNQHFGFYETIGGGSGATARAHGASAVHSHMTNTRLTDPEVLELRYPVRLVEFRVRSGSGGAGRFCGGDGMLRGYQFLEPITLSLLTSRRTAGPFGLSAGLPGQRGENWLVKSTDENTQLPANCQLSVEAGWRLIVASPGGGGYGDPA, from the coding sequence ATGCAGTTCGGCGATCAGGATGTAGTGGAAGCGTGGATTGACGTAGGTGGCACTTTTACAGATTGCATGGTCAAACTTCCAAGCGGGCAGGTTCTACGACACAAAACGCTCAGTAGCGGTTGTTTGACTGTGACAGTTCATGCCGTCAACGGCAAGCAGTGCATTCTGAAGGAGTTGAACGCTGATGGCGATGCGTTTTGGTGCTCAGCCAAACTGCAAGCATTTGACAAATCTGGAAAATTGGTATGGGAGCGAACGATCACAAAATTTCAGTCGGGTGGGTCTGCTACTCTGGACGCTAGCCCGCCGGACGAGTGGACGGCGGCGGTTCGTTTTCAAATACAGCCCTGCCGTGAAGCTCCGGTGCTGGCCGTGCATCGCGCGCTGCAAATACCGCTCGCGAAAAGTCTACCGCAATTGCTCGTGCGCATGGGCACGACTCGCGGTACCAACGCTTTGTTGACGCGGCAGGGAGCTAAGGTCGCTTTATTGGTAACGGATGGATTTGAAGATTTGCTGCGCATCGGGGATCAGACTCGACCGGATCTATTTGCGCTGGAGATTGTCAAACCGCCTGAAGTGGCTGCCGTGACACGGGGTATCCGGCAGCGCATGGGTGCTCAGGGTCAGGTGTTATGCGAACTTGACCATCAGCACGCGCGGCAGCAAATCTTGCAAGTGCGCGAACTTGGCTGTCAGTCGCTGGCTATCAGCCTGCTGCATAGCTATCGCAATCCCGGCCACGAACAGCAGTTGGAAGTTGTGGGGCGCCAAGCTGGGTTCGATCACGTGAGTGTCTCTAGTCGCTTGGCTCCGGTTATCGAATATGTCGCCAGGACGCAGACTACGGTGGTGGATGCATACTTAAGCCCCATCATCAAGGACTATCTGGCCGACGTCTGCAGTCAGTTGGGTGGTTCGGATCGCGTGCGGTTGTATGTTATGACCAGCGCAGGTGGACTAGTTGATTGGCGGAACTACTCCGGCAAAGACTGCATATTATCTGGTCCCGCAGGCGGAGTGACGGCGCTGGGGGGATTACAGCAATCGCTTGATCGAGGCGCGGTAATTGGGTTAGACATGGGCGGAACCAGCACTGATGTTTGCCGAGTTGATCAGCATCTGCAGTTGCAGTACGAATCCACCAAGGCGGGTGTTCGTATCCTGACCCCAACTCTGCCTATTGAAACGGTGGCGGCCGGAGGTGGTTCGATTTGCTGGTTCGATGGTGTTTCGCTGCGAGTGGGGCCTGATAGCGCGGGGGCTGATCCGGGACCGGCGTGTTATGGTCGCGGTGGACCGCTGACAATCACGGACTTGAATGTCTATTCCGGCAGGATTCCACCCAGCCAATTTCCGTTTGCGATCGACCTAGCGGCTTGCGAACGCCGAATTGACGAACTGCTTACACAGGTTGCACAGACTCTGGGGAATTCATCGCGGCTGCAGTTGGTGGAAGGCTATCGGCGCCTAGCCAACCAGCAGATGGCCGACGCGGTTCGTAGTGTATCGATCAAGCAGGGAATTGACCCGCGACAGCATCTGCTGGTCGGCTTCGGAGGAGCGGCAGGACAACACATTTGCGAAATTGCTGACTCGCTGGGCATGACTCAAATTGTCGATCATGCAGATGCAGGTTTGCTGTCTGCTCTGGGTATGGGACTGGCTGCCCAGCGACTGGATGACACAGTTCCGGTTTACTTGCCTGTAGAATCCGCGAATTGGCCGGAATTGCTGGATCATGTTCAGCTGACACAGAAGAAATTGGCCGCTCAGTTCGGTGTGACACCAGAGAGTAACACCCAGCGGGTTACTGAGCTACAGGCCGAGCTGCGGTATCTCGGTACCGATTCGACACTGTGTGTTTCGTTGAGCGAAGACCGGCTTCTTCGGCAGCGTAACAGCGAAATGCGACGCGCTGAGATTGGCAGCGCTTTGGCAATGCAGTTTCATGAACTGCATGATCGAAGGTACGGCTACGCACGGTTGACCGATACGGTCGAGCTGGTCAGTATCCGTGTCAGCGTGCAGATTGCCGCCAGACATCGACTGCCGCCAGCGCAGGCAGGCCCTACGGCTTGCGATCGCGGCGAAAGTCCTACGACACATTATCGTCATGTCCTGCGCAGCGGTTTGCAGCCAGGTGATCGCTGGCAAGGTCCGCTGACGGTGTTGAATGAAGGATCGACTTTAACATTGGAACGGAATTGGGATGCTGAAGTACTGAGCGACGGCACATTGCTCATCACACGGCAGTCTGCCGCTGAACCCCCAACTTCTATTGACTCATCTATTGTCGGCTCGCAAACGCCCGATATCGTGCTGCGCGACTGTTATGCGCAGCGTCTAGCCGCCATCGCGACACAGATGGGTTATGTATTACAGCAGACTGCGGTCAGCGTGAACATCAAACAGCGGCGTGACTTCAGTTGTGCAGTCTTCGATCCTCAGGGGATGATGTTGGCCAGTGCACCGCACGTGCCAGTGCACTTGGGAGCAATGGGGCAGACGGTGCGAAGTGTCTTGCAGCAATACCCTGACATGCGGCCGGGCGACTCGTTCCTATGCAATGATCCCTACGAGGGTGGTTCGCACTTGCCCGACTGGACGCTGATCGAACCAGTCTTTGCCAATGACTGCCAGCGACCGCAGCTGTTGGTTGCTAATCGAGCGCATCATGCCGACGTGGGTGGCATCGCCCCTGGGTCGATGTCAGTCATGGCTAATCATTTAGAGCAAGAAGGCGTCATTATTCCAGTCTTTAGACTGAGCCAAGCTGGGCAGGTGCGGTGGCAGGAGCTACACGCACTGGTGTCGGCCTGTCCATATCCCCCCAGAAATTTTGCTGAAAACCAAGCTGACCTAAAGGCACAGATGGCCGCCTGCCAGCGCGGTGTGCAGTTATTGGTCGAATATGCTCAGCAGATCGGTTGGCCAGCCATACAGCGTTACGCGGCTGACGTGCTGGATGCTGCGGAGACGCGTGTGCAGCAGTTCGTTACCCAAAACGCCCAACTGTTTTCCGGTCAGACTGCGAGCGCGCGCGGACGGTCCTTTCAAGACACTCTGGAAGATGGCACGCCGATTTGCGTGGCCATTGAATTATTACCCACAGGACGACTGCGCATCGACTTTGCCGGCACCGGTCCGGCCAGCCGACAGAATTTCAATGCCAATCCGTCGATCGTGAGTGCCGCAGTGCTGTATGTGTTGCGGTGCTTAATCGCCGACGATCTGCCGCTGAACGAAGGCGTCTTACGCGGTGTCGAACTGCTGGTGCCACAGTCGGTACTTAATCCAACCGCCGCTGTCCCGCGTGGGCTGAGTCCTGCTGTGGCGGCTGGCAACGTAGAAACTTCGCAGCGCGTGGTGGATGTGCTGCTGGGAGCGCTGGGCGTGTCGGCTGCGTCACAGGGCACGATGAACAACGTGCTGTTTGGCAATCAGCACTTCGGATTCTACGAGACGATTGGCGGTGGCAGCGGTGCAACGGCTCGCGCCCACGGTGCCAGTGCTGTTCATTCACACATGACAAATACTCGTTTGACCGATCCCGAAGTGTTGGAACTGAGATATCCAGTGCGACTAGTAGAATTTCGCGTTCGTTCAGGCAGTGGTGGTGCAGGGCGTTTCTGCGGTGGCGACGGAATGCTGCGCGGCTATCAGTTCTTGGAGCCAATCACGCTTTCGCTCTTAACATCGCGTCGTACCGCTGGACCGTTTGGATTGTCCGCTGGATTGCCGGGGCAGCGGGGCGAGAACTGGCTAGTGAAATCAACCGACGAAAACACCCAATTGCCTGCAAATTGCCAATTGTCCGTCGAGGCTGGCTGGCGGCTGATCGTGGCCAGTCCGGGCGGCGGAGGCTACGGCGATCCAGCCTGA
- a CDS encoding DUF1559 domain-containing protein: MMRRAFTLVELLVVIAIIGVLVGLLLPAVQAAREAGRRIQCANNLKQQVLGLQLYHDAQRRFPSAHQIGQNWYSEYFRESAPQGYTAEGYPTEGPFWSWLFRITPYIEFGNLYRAADIRPIRPAWPFFQKMPDGQILNGISTPTFKCPSDPRVDLKWYGASGEENALTSYLGVSGRCQFKEAGGQDGLLYVNSKVTMAAISDGTSNTLAIGERPPSSSLLYGWQWAGAGDSPAFGATDVVLGVYERALTPEAQPDFYRPGRIQDPDSLERYHFWSLHPGGGNWALVDGSVRFISYLAGRPQDLSSNSHSANVIEKLATRAGGELTTASE; this comes from the coding sequence ATGATGCGCCGAGCATTTACTTTAGTTGAGTTGTTGGTTGTCATCGCGATTATTGGCGTACTGGTTGGCTTGCTGCTCCCAGCAGTTCAAGCGGCGCGTGAGGCGGGGCGACGCATTCAGTGTGCTAACAACTTGAAGCAGCAGGTGCTGGGATTGCAGCTCTACCATGATGCGCAGCGCCGATTTCCGTCGGCGCATCAGATTGGTCAGAACTGGTATTCCGAATACTTTCGTGAATCTGCACCGCAAGGTTACACGGCGGAAGGCTATCCGACCGAAGGACCGTTCTGGAGCTGGTTGTTTCGTATCACGCCCTACATCGAATTTGGCAATTTGTATCGCGCCGCAGACATTCGACCAATCCGCCCGGCCTGGCCCTTTTTTCAGAAGATGCCAGATGGACAGATACTCAATGGCATCTCAACGCCAACCTTTAAATGTCCGTCGGACCCGCGCGTCGACCTGAAGTGGTATGGCGCTTCTGGAGAAGAAAATGCACTAACGTCTTATCTGGGAGTATCTGGGCGCTGTCAATTCAAAGAAGCTGGCGGTCAGGATGGCCTGCTTTACGTGAACTCAAAAGTGACAATGGCTGCAATCTCGGACGGCACGTCCAATACGTTAGCCATCGGCGAAAGACCTCCTTCTAGTTCTTTGCTGTATGGTTGGCAATGGGCAGGAGCCGGAGACTCACCAGCATTCGGTGCTACCGACGTAGTGTTGGGGGTCTACGAACGAGCTCTAACTCCAGAGGCTCAGCCAGACTTTTACCGCCCCGGTAGAATTCAAGACCCGGACAGTCTTGAGCGGTACCATTTTTGGAGTCTTCATCCTGGCGGAGGCAATTGGGCATTGGTAGATGGCAGCGTGCGGTTCATCAGCTATCTAGCGGGTAGACCACAGGATTTGTCCAGCAATTCGCATTCTGCCAACGTGATCGAAAAGCTGGCTACGCGGGCCGGTGGCGAACTAACTACAGCCAGCGAGTAG
- a CDS encoding beta-lactamase family protein, protein MRFGFFALAWLFTVTLGNAVLAQSPVSSEKIEQALRPFIDDNTVAGIVAMVAGPDEVLSQVVLGKADIESDRPMQPDSIFWIASMSKPVTAVCIMQMVDEGKLSLDDPIAKHLPDMSQLKTSDGQPAEINIRHLLTHTSGMAELPFQSAYTDATLADVAARYANVRVSFTPGSRWQYSQTSINTAGRIVEVLSGMSFDQYVHQQVCQPLGMVDTAFYLSHSQAERLAKAYSTTPEGLKRTSIILIPGGSPTDRSHYPAPNGGLFSTAGDYLRFCQMLLGGGQLKGQRILSERSVKELRTIATGDLKTGFTEGNGWGIGCCVIREPQGVTATLSPGTFGHGGAYGTQAWIDPVKSRIYLLMLQRANFPNADASPVRQAFQEAAN, encoded by the coding sequence ATGCGATTTGGATTCTTCGCTCTAGCCTGGCTGTTCACTGTCACACTTGGCAATGCAGTACTGGCTCAGTCGCCAGTGTCGAGCGAGAAGATCGAGCAAGCGTTGCGTCCCTTCATCGACGACAATACCGTTGCCGGAATCGTGGCTATGGTCGCTGGCCCGGACGAGGTCCTGAGCCAGGTTGTGCTGGGCAAAGCTGACATTGAATCCGATCGCCCAATGCAGCCGGATTCGATCTTTTGGATCGCTTCGATGTCCAAACCGGTAACTGCTGTGTGCATCATGCAAATGGTCGACGAAGGCAAACTGTCGTTGGACGATCCCATCGCTAAACATTTGCCGGACATGTCACAACTTAAGACATCCGATGGGCAACCCGCCGAGATCAACATCCGCCACCTGTTGACGCATACGTCGGGGATGGCCGAACTGCCGTTTCAGTCTGCCTACACCGATGCCACCTTGGCGGATGTGGCGGCGCGGTATGCCAACGTGCGCGTTTCATTTACGCCCGGCTCGCGCTGGCAATACTCCCAGACCAGTATCAACACCGCTGGCAGGATTGTAGAAGTGCTGTCGGGGATGAGTTTCGATCAGTACGTACACCAACAGGTATGCCAACCACTGGGAATGGTCGACACCGCATTTTATCTCAGTCACTCGCAGGCCGAGCGATTGGCAAAAGCGTATTCGACCACGCCCGAGGGACTCAAGCGCACCAGCATCATTCTGATACCCGGCGGTTCGCCGACCGATCGCAGTCATTATCCGGCACCCAACGGCGGACTGTTCTCTACTGCCGGCGATTACCTCCGTTTCTGCCAGATGCTATTAGGTGGTGGGCAACTGAAGGGACAGAGAATTCTGTCTGAACGGTCGGTGAAGGAGCTGCGCACCATTGCAACCGGAGACTTGAAAACTGGATTCACCGAAGGCAATGGTTGGGGCATCGGCTGCTGTGTGATCCGCGAACCACAAGGCGTAACCGCCACGCTATCGCCCGGCACCTTTGGGCACGGCGGTGCCTATGGGACACAGGCCTGGATCGATCCAGTGAAGAGCCGCATCTATCTGCTGATGTTGCAACGCGCCAATTTCCCTAACGCAGACGCTTCACCCGTACGCCAAGCCTTTCAGGAAGCTGCCAACTAG
- a CDS encoding DUF2071 domain-containing protein, translating to MTSLTSDRTWPLPQTPWVMQMTWSDLLFAHWPVDPAVVMPLLPAGLTLDTRDGAAWVGIVPFLMSRVAPRCCPPLPLIGHFPELNVRTYVTAGGKPGVWFFSLDAASRVAVRVARAAFHLPYMDARMSIARHADSTIAYSSHRTHRHEPSANFAASYCPKGDWFRAQPETLEHWLTARYCLYSADSRGRLYCGEIDHPPWTLAPAICETQCNTMCQPLGIELCGHPHLMVAQKITVKAWMISQGGETSTAIA from the coding sequence ATGACCTCGCTAACTTCTGATCGAACTTGGCCGCTCCCCCAGACTCCCTGGGTGATGCAGATGACTTGGTCCGACCTGTTGTTTGCGCATTGGCCAGTAGATCCGGCAGTTGTCATGCCGTTATTGCCCGCCGGATTAACGCTCGACACACGCGACGGTGCTGCCTGGGTGGGCATCGTTCCATTCTTGATGTCACGTGTCGCTCCGCGCTGCTGTCCGCCGCTACCGCTGATTGGTCATTTTCCGGAGCTAAACGTGCGCACTTACGTCACCGCAGGCGGAAAGCCAGGCGTGTGGTTCTTTTCGCTGGATGCTGCCAGTCGTGTGGCCGTACGCGTCGCCCGCGCCGCATTCCATCTACCATACATGGATGCACGCATGTCAATTGCTCGTCATGCTGATTCCACAATTGCTTACAGTAGTCATCGCACACATCGCCATGAACCATCGGCTAACTTTGCGGCCAGCTACTGCCCCAAAGGCGACTGGTTTCGAGCACAACCCGAAACGCTCGAGCACTGGCTGACAGCTCGATATTGCCTGTACAGCGCTGACAGTCGGGGCCGGTTGTACTGTGGCGAGATCGATCATCCTCCCTGGACACTAGCTCCTGCAATTTGCGAGACGCAGTGTAATACCATGTGCCAACCGCTGGGCATTGAGCTCTGTGGCCACCCGCATCTGATGGTCGCTCAGAAAATCACCGTCAAAGCTTGGATGATCTCGCAAGGTGGTGAGACATCGACCGCAATAGCGTAG